ATGGCGCTGGAGGAGGGGCTGGAAAACGCCTTTGACTTCCCCGGTTTCGTGCCCGCCTATATCCGCCCGCTGTTCTGCCGGGGCATTGGTCCCTTCCGCTGGTGCGCCCTGTCGGGCGATCCCGAGGATATCCGCAAGACCGACGCCAAGATGAAAGAGCTGTTCCCCGAGAACGAGGGCCTGCATCGCTGGCTTGATATGGCAGAGGAACGGATCGCCTTTCAGGGCCTGCCTGCGAGGATCTGCTGGATCGGCCTTGGCGACCGGCATCGGGCCGGGCTGGCCTTCAACGAGATGGTTCGCAATGGCGAGTTGTCGGCGCCGGTCGTCATCGGCCGCGATCACCTCGATAGCGGCTCGGTCGCCTCGCCCAATCGCGAGACGGAGGCGATGATGGATGGATCCGACGCGGTGTCGGACTGGCCGCTGCTGAATGCGCTGCTCAATACCGCCTCGGGGGCGACCTGGGTGTCGCTGCACCATGGCGGTGGGGTTGGGATGGGCTTTTCGCAGCACTCCGGCGTGGTGATCTGCTGCGATGGCAGCGAGGACGCCGACCGCCGTATCGCACGGGTGCTGTGGAACGATCCGGCCACCGGCGTCATGCGCCACGCCGATGCAGGATATGAGATCGCCAAGGACTGCGCGCGTGAGCACCAGCTGAACCTGCCGGGCATCCTCTAACGAAAAACGCGCCCCGGAGGGGGCGCGTTTCCAACAGTGCCAGTCAAGGCCGGGATCAGTCGCGCAGCAGCTCGTTGATGCCGGTCTTGGAGCGGGTCTGCGCATCGACGCGCTTCACGATTACCGCACAGTAAAGGTTGATGCCGTTCTTCGACGGCATGGAGCCGGAGACCACGACCGAGTAAGGCGGCACTTCGCCATACATCACTTCGCCGGTTTCACGGTCGACGATCTTGGTCGACTTGCCGATGTAGACGCCCATGCCCAGCACCGAGCCTTCGCGCACGATGCAGCCTTCGACCACTTCGGAACGGGCGCCGATGAAGCAGTTGTCCTCGATGATGGTGGGGCCGGCCTGCATGGGTTCCAGAACGCCGCCGATGCCGACGCCGCCCGACAGGTGAACGTTCTTGCCGATCTGTGCGCAGGAGCCGACGGTGGCCCAAGTGTCGACCATGGTGCCCTCATCGACGTAGGCGCCGAGGTTCACGAAGGAGGGCATCAGGACCACGCCCGGCGCGATGAAGGCGGATTTGCGCACGACGCAGTTCGGCACGGCGCGGAAGCCTGCGGCCTTCCACTGGTTTTCACCCCAGCCTAGGAATTTGCTGTCGACCTTGTCCCACCAGCCAGAGCCCTGCGGGCCGCCGGACTGGATTTCCATGTCCTTGATGCGGAAGCCCAGCAGCACGGCCTTCTTGGCCCATTGGTTCACATGCCAGTCGCCGTTTTCCAGCTTTTCGGCCACGCGCAAGCTGCCGCTGTCGAGCGCGTTAAGCGTATCTTCGATTGCTTCGCGCTGCTCGCCGGTGGTGGCGGGGGTGATGGTGTCACGAGCCTCCCAGGCGGCTTCGATTGCGGTTTCCAGCTGTGCGTTGGACATGCGTGTATCTCCGGCAAGAATGTCGTTTCGCGCTTTCATAGCGGTATTCGGGGGGAAGGTCATGTGCGGATTGCGGTGAAACAGCGGCTTTGAGCGTCCTCAGACGATCTATCGCACCCGGCGCAGGTGGCGGCGCAGGATTTCGCAGGCCGCTGCCGCATCGCGGCGCATCATCGCCTGCACGATGGCGGCGTGGTCCTTGTCGGCGCGCTGCCGCCACTGGTGCTGCCAGTTGGCAAACAGGTGCCGGGCCGCTGCGATGTGCAAATCGTCGATCGAGGCCAGCAGCCGCGGCATCCCGCAGGGTGCCAGGATGATGCGGTGGAACTGGCGGTTGAGCCGTTCCCAGCTGGCCATGTCCTCGGCCTCGTCGCAGGCGATACGGGCTGTGTCGGCGGCGGCGATGTCGGCGTCGCTGAGCCGGGGGAAGGCATGGGTCAGCGCCAGCACCTCCAGCGCCACCCGCATTTCGATCACCTCGCGGATCTCGGCCGGATCCAGCGCGCTGACGCGGGTGCCCCGGCGCGGCTCTGACCGTGCCAGCCCGTGCGCCTCAAGCCGCAACAGCGCCTCGCGCACTGGCACATGGCTGGTGTCGAATTCGCGGGCGATGTGGTCCTGACGCAGCTTTTCGCCCGCGGGCAATTGCCCGGTGACGATGCGCTCGCTCAGCGCGCTATAGATCCTGTCTGCGATCGTGGCGGTCATGGCCCTGCGATAGGGTGCCTTTGGCCCTGCCGCAAGCCTTAGCCCTGCGGCTGAAGCGGATCTGGGGCGATATTGCCACCACAGACCAGCACAGCCACACGTTCGCCGGGGGCAGGCTGGTAGGCGCCGGACATCAGCGCCGCCAGTGCGGTTGCGCCCGCCGGTTCGGTCAGGATGCGCCGCTCGCGCCACAGGGCATGCTGCGCGCGGGTGATGGCCTCGTCCGGAACCGTGACCGATGTGACGCCGCGCGCCTGCGCCAGATCATAGCAGATCGACCCGATGCGTTTGGCGCCAAGCGCGTTGGCGGCGACGCCTGAAACCTCGACATCGATCGGTGCCCCGGCGGCCAGTGCGGCATTGAGCGCGCAGGAGGTGTCGGGTTCGACCGCGACGATCTTCTTGGCGCCATTGAACCAGGCCAGCGCCCCGGCGATCAGCCCGCCACCGCCGACCGCGATCACCACGGTGTCGGCTTCCAGTCCCTGATCCTGCCATTCGGCGAAACAGGTGCCCTGACCGGCCACGGTGCCGGGCGCATCATAGGCATGCACCTGCATGGCGCCTGTTTCCTGTTCATAGGCCTGCGCCAGTTCCAGCGCGTTGGCATAGGCGCCGGGCACCACCTGAAGATCGGCGCCGGTGTCGCGGATCAGTGAAATTTTCGCGGGGCCTGCCATCTCGGGCACGTAGATGCGGGCGCGATGACCCAGTTTGCTGGCGGCATAGGCCACTGCCGCGCCGTGGTTCCCGCCCGAGGCTGCGACGATGCCTGCCTCTGGAACATCACAGCTGAGCAGGGTGTTGAAGGCGCCACGCGCCTTGAAGCTGCCGGTATGCTGCATGTGTTCAAGCTTCAGCTCGATCGGCCGGTCCAGATCAAACCCTTTCGTCTGCAACACGGGGGTCACCTGCACGTGGTCCCGAATGCGCTCTGCCGCTGCTGCGATATCGCTTGTCCAATCCATGTCGTCCGCCTTTTCTTGTCTTTCGGCGGGAGACTACGCCACTTCGCTCCGGGTGCAAGAGCCGAGCGGTGCGCGTGGGCTGGCGCCGGGGGCAGGGCAGCGATAGACAGGGCATCAGTTGAGCATAACACGCAGGTCTTTTCACATGAGCGACGATCGCAAAAGCCGGTTTCCAGACGCCCAGTCCGACCGGAGCCGGGCCGAACATCTGCCGCATACGCCGCAGACCCGGTCCCCGTCCTACCGGCTGGCCTTTGACGACAGCGATTTCATGCTGCGGGACGAGCTGCGCCCTGTGCGGTTGCAGCTGGAACTTTTGAAACCGCAGTTGCTGCTGGATGAAAAGGGGATCGAAAGCACCATCGTCATGTTCGGCGGCGCGCGCATTCCCAGCCCGCAAAACAAGGAGCAGGCCCGCACGCAGACCCTTGCGGATCTTTCTCATTTCTACGACGAGGCGCGGGAATTTGCCCGGCTGATGACGCTGACATCCCTGGAGACTGTTGGACAGCACAATGTCATCGTGACGGGCGGCGGGCCGGGCGTGATGGAGGCAGGTAACCTCGGTGCCAGCGATGCCGGGGGGCATTCGATCGGCCTTGGCATCGTTCTGCCGCATGAGCAGGCACCGAACCTCTATGTGACGCCGGATCTCAGCTTTAACTTCCACTATTTCGCGGTGCGCAAGATGCACTTTTTGATGCGGGCCCGGGCAATCACCGTCTTTCCGGGTGGCTTTGGTACCCTGGATGAGCTGTTCGAGAGCCTCACCCTGATCCAGACCGGCCGTATGGAACGGGTGCCCTTCATTCTATTCGGGCGCGCGTTCTGGGAAAAGATCATCAACTGGGAGGCCCTGGCGGATGCCGGGACCATTTCCGATCAGGATCTTGATCTGTTCCGGTTCGTCGAAACGGCACAAGAGGCCGTGGAGATTATCGATAACTGGGAGCCTGCTCCGGCGCGCGGCGCTTTGCCGGACCGCGATCTGTAGTCAGGCTGTCGATCCAAATTTGGCTGCACCGCATCCGTCACCAATGCGTGGGGGATGCGGGCTGCTCAGAAAAACTCCGGCGGCAACACGCCAACCGCGATGCCCTGGGGCAGACGGGTCAGGATCTGTTCGCCTTCGATCGTCTTGATGCCATAGCCATAGCCACGCAGGCGAAATTGCCATTCACGGGTGCTCAGCGCCTTTTCACGCTCATCACGGATCATGGTCAGAACGCCCGGTTCAATGGCGCCAACAGTGCGGGTTTCGATGGGTTCCTGTTGCATTGCGATTCCCTTTTCAACAGCATTGTTTTCGGAATCGAAACTGTTCCAGCCAAATGGCGAAATTGCACCCGAATATAGGAAAAAATGAGGCAGCCCATTTCGCTAAATGGCGATATTCGGACCTCAATCATTCCCGTTTAACCCCTGAAATTATTAAAAACTTATTAAAGATGCGCTGAACTGCGCGGTTTCCGCCAATCTCAAGCCGCATGGCAGCCACATTCCCTGACGAAACGTTGATGCGTGGAATTGGTGTGTGGAGATTGGGATGTCTGAGGTATCCGATTATTCGGCCCTATTATATTATCTGGACGATGACGTCTTTCGCTGGAACGGACAGACATCCGTGGGCACGCAGGTCGTTGTCACCTACCGTTTTGTCGAAACGCAGGATCTGGCGCCGGTATCGACAGATCCCTATGGCGCGAGCTCCTATTGGTCCTTCAGTGAGGTGCAGCGCGGTTATTTCCGGCAGGTGACAGAAGAGTTTGAGGCCACAGCCGGGATACGGTTCGTCGAGGTGGACGGCCCGGCCATGGTCAATGTCTTCGGTTTCAACGGTGGCAGTGCGGGCGGCTGGGCCGATATCGCGCTATCTCAGGACGGTCACACCAGTCAGGGGGACCTTGCGATCGGGACCAGCGCACTCAGCCCCGGTAGCTATGGATACGAAACCATGCTGCACGAGTTGGGGCATTCGATGGGGCTGAAGCATCCGCATGACGGGGATCTGACCCTGAAAGAGAGCCTGGATAATCAGGAAAACACCGTGATGACCTACAGCTATGATGGCTACAGCGTCACGGATCTCGGAACAATGGACGCCCAGGCTCTGCAGAACATCTATGGTGACGCCAGCGCCTTTGAAGGTTGGAATGTCGGGCTCAATCGCGTGGGCAAGGTCAAGATCCGCGCGACGGGCGAGGACGATGTGATGGTCTCCACCGATCAGGCCACCGTGCTGGTGGGGCGCGGGGGAGACGACCAGCTCATCGGCCGCGAAGCAAAAGACGTGATGCGCGGCGGCGCAGGACAGGACACGCTGATCGGCGGGCTCGGCAATGACAAGCTGAATGGTGGTGGCGGCAGTGATGTACTTTATGGCGGCATCGGAGAGGACGACTACTCGGGCGGCGAGGACGATTCCGATGTGCTCCACGGACGCGGCGGACATGACCAGATCTTCGGTGGTGGCGGTGACGATCGGTTGACCGGTGCGCGGGGCGCGGACACCCTTGAGGGTGGCAACGGAAACGACCGCTTGCTGGGAGGCGGCGGCAGCGACATTTTGAACGGTGGCGACGGAGATGACGTCCTGACCGGTGGCGGCGGCGCGGATGTCTTCGTCTTTACGGACGATGATTTCTACGATGTGAATACCATCACCGATTTCACATCCGGCGTCGATGTAATCGATGTTTCGCAGGTCGATCCCGCATACTTTGGAGAAATGAACGCGCAGCAGGATGGCGGAGACACAGTGCTCAGTTACGGTTCCTGGTTCGAGATACGGCTGGAAGGCTTTACCGGCTCTCTGACTGAAGGCGATATTCTGTACCTATAGGAATACCGTCTCGCGCGTTTCGGCAGACCGGTGTTGCGGTCTGCCTTTTCTCAGTCGGCCTATCACCAGCCTCAGGACGACGTGCCTGTCTCGGCCTCGATCTGCTTGCGGCTTTTGCGGGCGCGTTCGGTGGCCGATTTCAGCTGACCGCAGGCCGCCAGAATATCCTCGCCACGCGGGGTGCGGATCGGCGAGGCATAGCCTGCCTGGTAGATGATATTGGCAAAGGCGTGGATGCGATTGTTCGACGACCGTTTGTAGGGCGCACCGGGCCATTCGTTGAACGGGATCAGGTTCACCTTGGCCGGAATGCCCTTGATCAGCTCTACCAGACGATGCGCGTCTTCGTCGCTGTCATTCACATCCTTCAGCATCACATATTCAAAGGTGATGCGTTCGGAATTTGTCAGCCGCGGATAGTCGCGCAGCGCGTTCAAGAGCGCCTCGATATTCCAGCGCTTGTTGATCGGCACCAGCTTGTTGCGCACCTCATCCGTGGTGGCGTGGAAGGACACGGCCAGCAGGCAGCCGATTTCCTCGGCGGTGCGGGCGATTTCCGGCACCACGCCCGAAGTGGACAGGGTGATCCGGCGGCGCGACAGGGAAATCCCCTCGGGGTCCATGGCGATCTTCATCGCATCGCGCACGTTCTCGAAATTATAAAGCGGCTCGCCCATGCCCATCAGAACGATGTTCGACAAAAGACGGGTTTCGTCCTTGGGCGCGCCGGGTACGGGCCATTCCTCCAGATCGTCGCGCGCCATCATAACTTGCCCGACGATTTCACCCGCTGTCAGATTGCGCACCAGCTTCTGGGTGCCGGTGTGGCAGAAGGAGCAGGTCAGGGTGCAGCCCACCTGGCTGGAAATACACAGGGTGCCGCGGCCCTCCTCGGGGATATAGACCACCTCGACCTCGTGCCCGCCGGCGATGCGCACCAGATACTTGCGGGTGCCATCGGTCGACACCTGCTTGCTGACCATCTCGGGGATGGCGATTTCGAAATGCTCGGCCAGTTGGGCGCGATAGGCCTTGGCGAGATTGGTCATCTCAGCAAAGTCGCGTTTGCCCCATTGGTAGATCCATTGCCAGATCTGCCCGACCCGCATCTTGGCCTGCTTTTCCGGCGTGCCGTGCTCGATCAGCGCCGCGCGCATCTGCTCGCGGGTGAGACCCACAAGGTTGATCTTGCCGCCCTCGGGCTGTTTGCGGGGCAGGGTCAGAACGTCTTGGGTGATCGGCGCGTTGGCGGTCATGGCAGGGCGACTCGGATTTATGGGCTGGATGCGGCTCTATATAGGAGTTTGACCAAAGATCAAAAGATTTCCTCCCCGGATACCACTGCAGAGGGGCTTGGGGTGGGGCGATAGCAAAAGCCCCGACTGCTGTCGCGGCCGGGGCAAAACGGTACTTTTATGCGAAACGCCCGGCTTAATTACTGGATGCAGCGCTTTTCCGCATCCTCGACTGCGGCAGTGAACCCAAGCAAGGAGAACCGGTCCTTGGTTTGGGTGCCCCGAGCCGAACGGGCGGTCAGCACCGCGTCTGATCCCCGTTTCATCGCGGTGATGATTTTAGCATCATCCGCTGGGGTCGCGGGCCAGGCCCATTCACCTTCGGTGAAGAGTTCGAATTCGGAATCCCCGATCACCATGTTGACGGTCGATCCGGGCGCGAAGGGGTATCCACCGGTAAAGCTGACCTGACCTTTGTCACTGTCATCCGGGCGATAGAGCACGAACAGCTGAATGTCGCTGCGGCGCACGGCGACAACCCGACCATCACGCGTATTGACGGTTTCCTTGGGGGCGGAA
This genomic stretch from Phaeobacter gallaeciensis harbors:
- the rlmN gene encoding 23S rRNA (adenine(2503)-C(2))-methyltransferase RlmN, which gives rise to MTANAPITQDVLTLPRKQPEGGKINLVGLTREQMRAALIEHGTPEKQAKMRVGQIWQWIYQWGKRDFAEMTNLAKAYRAQLAEHFEIAIPEMVSKQVSTDGTRKYLVRIAGGHEVEVVYIPEEGRGTLCISSQVGCTLTCSFCHTGTQKLVRNLTAGEIVGQVMMARDDLEEWPVPGAPKDETRLLSNIVLMGMGEPLYNFENVRDAMKIAMDPEGISLSRRRITLSTSGVVPEIARTAEEIGCLLAVSFHATTDEVRNKLVPINKRWNIEALLNALRDYPRLTNSERITFEYVMLKDVNDSDEDAHRLVELIKGIPAKVNLIPFNEWPGAPYKRSSNNRIHAFANIIYQAGYASPIRTPRGEDILAACGQLKSATERARKSRKQIEAETGTSS
- a CDS encoding threonine/serine dehydratase, producing the protein MDWTSDIAAAAERIRDHVQVTPVLQTKGFDLDRPIELKLEHMQHTGSFKARGAFNTLLSCDVPEAGIVAASGGNHGAAVAYAASKLGHRARIYVPEMAGPAKISLIRDTGADLQVVPGAYANALELAQAYEQETGAMQVHAYDAPGTVAGQGTCFAEWQDQGLEADTVVIAVGGGGLIAGALAWFNGAKKIVAVEPDTSCALNAALAAGAPIDVEVSGVAANALGAKRIGSICYDLAQARGVTSVTVPDEAITRAQHALWRERRILTEPAGATALAALMSGAYQPAPGERVAVLVCGGNIAPDPLQPQG
- a CDS encoding invasion associated locus B family protein — protein: MASKLARLAAGLCVAALATSANAQQAKTDNRVGANVDWSVFQAENPTECWGVSAPKETVNTRDGRVVAVRRSDIQLFVLYRPDDSDKGQVSFTGGYPFAPGSTVNMVIGDSEFELFTEGEWAWPATPADDAKIITAMKRGSDAVLTARSARGTQTKDRFSLLGFTAAVEDAEKRCIQ
- a CDS encoding GntR family transcriptional regulator produces the protein MTATIADRIYSALSERIVTGQLPAGEKLRQDHIAREFDTSHVPVREALLRLEAHGLARSEPRRGTRVSALDPAEIREVIEMRVALEVLALTHAFPRLSDADIAAADTARIACDEAEDMASWERLNRQFHRIILAPCGMPRLLASIDDLHIAAARHLFANWQHQWRQRADKDHAAIVQAMMRRDAAAACEILRRHLRRVR
- a CDS encoding LOG family protein is translated as MSDDRKSRFPDAQSDRSRAEHLPHTPQTRSPSYRLAFDDSDFMLRDELRPVRLQLELLKPQLLLDEKGIESTIVMFGGARIPSPQNKEQARTQTLADLSHFYDEAREFARLMTLTSLETVGQHNVIVTGGGPGVMEAGNLGASDAGGHSIGLGIVLPHEQAPNLYVTPDLSFNFHYFAVRKMHFLMRARAITVFPGGFGTLDELFESLTLIQTGRMERVPFILFGRAFWEKIINWEALADAGTISDQDLDLFRFVETAQEAVEIIDNWEPAPARGALPDRDL
- the dapD gene encoding 2,3,4,5-tetrahydropyridine-2,6-dicarboxylate N-succinyltransferase, producing the protein MSNAQLETAIEAAWEARDTITPATTGEQREAIEDTLNALDSGSLRVAEKLENGDWHVNQWAKKAVLLGFRIKDMEIQSGGPQGSGWWDKVDSKFLGWGENQWKAAGFRAVPNCVVRKSAFIAPGVVLMPSFVNLGAYVDEGTMVDTWATVGSCAQIGKNVHLSGGVGIGGVLEPMQAGPTIIEDNCFIGARSEVVEGCIVREGSVLGMGVYIGKSTKIVDRETGEVMYGEVPPYSVVVSGSMPSKNGINLYCAVIVKRVDAQTRSKTGINELLRD